In a single window of the Silvimonas iriomotensis genome:
- a CDS encoding EAL domain-containing protein, giving the protein MPVSRWIYIKRILPIAWPYMLIVSLLVLLQWACLDILSAGRAFVGGESLWSKGQKDAIYYLDRYASTLDEREYEAYLNALAVPQGDERARRALDISEPDLYTAREGLLAGGNLPEDIPGMIRLFRNFRHVPFVDRSIALWGEGDEYLAQLQRLAGELHTHANQGDLQAARIVQIRAEIQDINKKLTPIEREFSESIAVGLRMTGTWIAIAYLLAAVLLVFLALRRTARFLDQRNQSEEALRASESRFQRAVGGSNDGIWDWDLLTGHAWFSPRFRHLLGVTDDELPNRADAWLARVHPEDKNVILNAHRRHFNDGEPHDIEYRVRTGQAFESVYRWFRVRGRAFFDEAGNPVRMAGSFTDITRAKTAEAALHREKEKAQVTLASIVDAVITTDTVGRVEYMNPAAERMIGIMLDKAVHQPLDTLFKAMDPGHENAAVSLLGEIRNYEIAPLERDLNIIRNDGTEISVNRAISPVHDREGRVAGVVLVLHDVTRERQYAASLSWQASHDALTGLVNRREFERRLSGLHARLVQRPGEHALMFLDLDQFKIVNDTCGHAAGDELLRQLSSALQQHLRQSDTLARIGGDEFGVLLENCQIEAALRIGETLRQAVLDFPYSFGNQSFTVGVSIGLVELADASIVPEEALRAADAACYMAKEKGRNRVQRYSPQDSEVSLRHGEMEWVNRLRRALEKNQFRLYAQEVVRLQSGTAARHVEVLLRLAADNGEIIPPMAFIPAAERYGLMPEIDRWVLRNTLETLSARDRAGLEALAVCAINLSGTSIGDEHFLGYVLDQITRSGVDASRLCFELTETAAIASLTRATHFMQQLSALGCKFALDDFGAGMSSFGYLKHLPVDYLKIDGGFVKDMLTDPIDRAMVGAINEIGHLMGKKTVAEFVENQAIADELRRMGVDFGQGYGLAMPEPFRLMQSDLSADSRAA; this is encoded by the coding sequence ATGCCCGTTTCGCGCTGGATCTACATCAAGCGTATCTTGCCGATCGCCTGGCCTTACATGCTTATTGTGTCGCTGCTGGTGCTGCTGCAATGGGCCTGTCTGGACATCCTGTCGGCCGGGCGGGCCTTTGTCGGCGGCGAGAGTTTGTGGTCCAAAGGGCAGAAAGACGCCATCTATTATCTGGACCGCTACGCCTCTACGCTTGATGAGCGCGAATACGAAGCCTATCTGAACGCGCTGGCGGTACCGCAAGGAGATGAACGCGCCCGCCGGGCTCTGGATATCAGCGAGCCTGATCTGTATACCGCGCGCGAAGGCCTGCTGGCAGGCGGCAATCTGCCCGAAGACATCCCCGGCATGATCCGGCTGTTCCGCAATTTCCGGCATGTCCCGTTTGTCGATCGTTCCATTGCCTTGTGGGGCGAGGGGGACGAATACCTGGCGCAGTTGCAGCGGCTGGCCGGAGAACTGCACACCCACGCCAATCAGGGCGATCTGCAAGCGGCCCGTATTGTGCAGATCCGCGCAGAAATCCAGGACATCAACAAAAAACTCACGCCGATCGAGCGCGAGTTTTCCGAAAGCATCGCTGTCGGCCTGCGCATGACGGGCACCTGGATTGCCATTGCCTACCTGCTGGCGGCCGTCTTGCTGGTGTTCCTGGCGTTGCGGCGCACGGCGCGGTTTCTGGATCAGCGCAACCAGTCTGAAGAAGCGCTGCGCGCCAGCGAATCCCGGTTTCAGCGCGCGGTGGGCGGCAGCAATGACGGCATCTGGGACTGGGACCTGCTGACTGGCCACGCCTGGTTCTCGCCGCGTTTCCGGCATTTGCTGGGCGTCACCGACGACGAACTGCCCAACCGTGCCGATGCCTGGCTGGCGCGGGTGCATCCGGAAGACAAAAACGTCATCCTCAATGCCCATCGTCGCCATTTCAACGATGGCGAACCGCACGATATTGAATACCGCGTCCGCACGGGCCAGGCGTTCGAGAGTGTTTACCGCTGGTTCCGCGTACGGGGCCGGGCGTTTTTTGATGAGGCGGGCAACCCGGTACGCATGGCCGGTTCGTTCACCGACATTACCCGCGCCAAAACAGCAGAAGCCGCGCTGCACCGCGAGAAAGAAAAAGCCCAGGTCACGCTGGCATCGATTGTCGACGCGGTCATCACCACCGACACCGTCGGCCGCGTGGAATACATGAACCCGGCGGCCGAACGCATGATCGGGATCATGCTTGATAAAGCCGTGCACCAGCCGCTCGATACGCTGTTCAAGGCCATGGACCCGGGCCACGAGAACGCCGCCGTGTCGCTGCTGGGCGAAATCCGCAATTATGAAATCGCCCCGCTGGAGCGTGATCTCAACATTATCCGCAACGATGGCACCGAGATCTCGGTCAACCGGGCGATTTCTCCGGTGCATGATCGCGAAGGCCGGGTCGCCGGCGTGGTGCTGGTATTGCACGACGTCACCCGTGAGCGCCAGTACGCCGCCAGCCTGTCCTGGCAAGCCAGCCACGACGCGCTGACCGGCCTTGTGAACCGGCGTGAGTTCGAACGGCGCCTGTCTGGCCTGCACGCGCGGCTGGTGCAGCGCCCGGGCGAACATGCGCTGATGTTCCTGGATCTGGACCAGTTCAAGATCGTGAACGATACCTGCGGCCACGCGGCGGGCGACGAGTTGCTGCGTCAGCTTTCCAGCGCGCTGCAACAGCATCTGCGCCAGTCCGATACGCTGGCCCGCATTGGCGGTGACGAGTTTGGCGTGCTGCTGGAAAACTGCCAGATCGAAGCGGCCCTGCGCATTGGCGAGACGCTGCGCCAGGCCGTGCTCGACTTCCCGTATTCGTTTGGCAACCAGTCGTTCACCGTCGGCGTGAGTATCGGTCTGGTGGAACTGGCCGACGCCTCCATCGTGCCGGAAGAAGCCCTGCGTGCGGCCGATGCCGCCTGTTATATGGCCAAGGAAAAAGGCCGCAACCGCGTGCAGCGCTATTCTCCGCAAGACAGCGAAGTCAGCCTGCGCCATGGCGAAATGGAATGGGTCAACCGGCTGCGCCGCGCGCTGGAGAAAAACCAGTTCCGCCTGTATGCGCAAGAAGTCGTGCGTTTGCAGTCCGGCACGGCGGCACGGCATGTGGAAGTCTTGCTGCGGCTTGCGGCCGACAATGGCGAGATCATCCCGCCGATGGCGTTCATCCCCGCGGCAGAACGGTATGGCCTGATGCCGGAGATCGACCGCTGGGTGCTGCGCAATACGCTGGAAACGCTGAGCGCCCGTGACCGGGCGGGGCTGGAGGCGCTGGCCGTGTGCGCCATCAATCTGTCGGGCACCTCGATTGGCGACGAACACTTTCTGGGCTATGTGCTCGACCAGATCACCCGCAGCGGTGTCGATGCCTCCCGCCTGTGTTTCGAGCTGACTGAAACCGCCGCCATTGCCAGCCTGACCCGTGCCACGCATTTCATGCAGCAACTGTCTGCACTGGGCTGCAAGTTTGCGCTGGATGACTTTGGCGCCGGCATGTCGTCATTTGGTTATCTGAAGCATTTGCCGGTGGATTACCTGAAGATCGACGGCGGCTTTGTCAAAGACATGCTGACCGACCCGATCGACCGCGCCATGGTCGGCGCCATCAATGAAATCGGCCATTTGATGGGCAAGAAAACGGTGGCCGAGTTTGTCGAGAACCAGGCCATTGCCGACGAGTTGCGCCGCATGGGCGTGGACTTCGGTCAGGGTTATGGCCTGGCCATGCCGGAGCCTTTCCGGCTGATGCAAAGTGATCTCTCGGCCGACAGCCGCGCCGCCTGA
- a CDS encoding proline--tRNA ligase, whose product MRTSQLYLNTLKEAPSEAELTSHKLMVRAGLIKKLGSGLYTWMPLGMRVLRKVEEIVRDEMNAAGAQELLMPTIQPAELWQETGRWALFGPQMLKIKDRHERDFCFGPTHEEVITDIARSELRSYKQLPVNMYQVQVKFRDEIRPRFGVMRAREFVMKDAYSFDADFAGLQVSYGKMYTAYSNVFTRLGLKFRAVAADTGAIGGDGSHEFQVLADAGEDILAYAPESDYAANVELAEALAPATPRAGAAEALRDIDTPKQTTCEAVAELMGIGIERTVKLIALVNNDGKFIVALLRGDHSLNEVKLGKVEGVGEFRFATEEEIRARFNCPPGFLGPVGIDADILVVADRSVAVMSDFVCGANKPKFHIAGVNFGRDLPEPNVVADIRNVVSGDPSPDGNGKLELCRGIEVGHIFQLRTKYSEAMNATYVAEDGQPKFFEMGCYGIGVSRIVAAAIEQNYDERGIIFTQAMAPFAIAVVAVGYHRSEAVKAAADQLYADLKAAGVDVLLDDRNERPGSMFADMELIGIPHRITIGDKGLADGLVEYVARAGGEMQKIALADAVSFARKQLA is encoded by the coding sequence ATGCGTACCTCCCAGCTTTATCTCAACACCCTGAAAGAAGCGCCTTCCGAGGCCGAACTGACTTCGCACAAGTTGATGGTGCGCGCCGGGCTGATCAAGAAGCTTGGCTCGGGCCTGTATACCTGGATGCCGCTGGGCATGCGCGTATTGCGCAAGGTAGAAGAGATTGTGCGCGACGAAATGAACGCCGCCGGCGCGCAAGAGTTGCTGATGCCGACCATCCAGCCGGCTGAACTGTGGCAGGAAACCGGCCGCTGGGCGTTGTTTGGCCCGCAGATGCTCAAGATTAAGGATCGCCACGAGCGCGATTTCTGCTTCGGCCCGACGCACGAAGAAGTCATCACCGATATCGCCCGTTCCGAGCTGCGCTCCTACAAGCAACTGCCGGTGAACATGTACCAGGTGCAGGTGAAGTTCCGCGACGAAATCCGCCCGCGTTTTGGCGTGATGCGCGCGCGTGAATTCGTGATGAAAGACGCGTACTCGTTCGACGCTGATTTTGCCGGCCTGCAAGTGTCTTACGGCAAGATGTATACCGCGTACTCCAACGTGTTTACCCGCCTGGGTCTGAAGTTCCGCGCCGTGGCCGCCGATACCGGTGCCATTGGTGGCGATGGCAGCCATGAATTCCAGGTGCTGGCCGATGCCGGCGAAGACATCCTGGCCTACGCGCCCGAATCCGATTACGCCGCCAACGTCGAACTGGCAGAAGCGCTGGCCCCGGCCACCCCGCGTGCTGGCGCTGCAGAAGCCCTGCGCGATATCGACACCCCCAAACAGACCACCTGTGAAGCCGTGGCTGAACTGATGGGCATTGGCATTGAGCGCACAGTGAAGCTGATTGCGCTGGTGAACAACGACGGCAAGTTTATCGTGGCGCTGTTGCGCGGCGATCACTCGCTGAACGAAGTCAAACTGGGCAAGGTAGAAGGCGTGGGCGAGTTCCGCTTTGCCACGGAAGAAGAAATCCGCGCGCGCTTCAACTGCCCGCCGGGGTTCCTTGGCCCGGTCGGGATCGATGCCGATATCCTCGTGGTGGCAGACCGCTCCGTCGCCGTGATGAGCGACTTTGTCTGCGGCGCCAACAAACCCAAGTTCCACATTGCCGGCGTGAACTTTGGCCGCGATCTGCCGGAACCCAACGTGGTGGCCGATATCCGCAACGTGGTGTCGGGTGATCCGTCGCCGGATGGCAATGGCAAACTGGAACTGTGCCGCGGTATCGAAGTTGGCCATATCTTCCAGCTGCGCACCAAGTACTCTGAAGCCATGAACGCCACGTACGTGGCGGAAGATGGCCAGCCGAAGTTCTTTGAAATGGGCTGCTACGGGATTGGCGTATCGCGCATTGTGGCCGCCGCCATTGAGCAGAACTACGACGAGCGCGGCATTATCTTCACACAAGCCATGGCACCGTTTGCCATCGCCGTGGTGGCCGTGGGTTATCACCGTTCGGAAGCCGTCAAGGCCGCTGCGGACCAGCTCTACGCTGATCTGAAGGCCGCAGGCGTGGACGTGCTGCTGGACGATCGCAACGAGCGCCCGGGCTCCATGTTTGCCGATATGGAACTCATTGGCATTCCGCACCGCATTACCATTGGCGACAAGGGTCTGGCGGATGGCCTTGTTGAATACGTGGCCCGTGCCGGTGGCGAGATGCAGAAGATCGCGCTGGCCGATGCCGTGAGCTTTGCCAGAAAACAACTGGCCTGA
- the tsaA gene encoding tRNA (N6-threonylcarbamoyladenosine(37)-N6)-methyltransferase TrmO, whose product MAKSPPVTDDIHTFSPIGHLRTPFADKFGIPRQPSLAPHAIATLQLLPPFDRPEAVRGLEDFSHVWLTFVFHQTAGQWSPTVRPPRLGGNQRMGVFATRSPFRPNPLGLSLVELASVDTTDKVTLTFRGVDLVDGTPILDIKPYIPYVESRPDARSGFVGGAPERLAVTFSPTALAQCAKCQASHPHLAELITEVLAQDPRPAYADDPQRVYGIRLYHFDVKWRCDGRSAFVESLDTP is encoded by the coding sequence ATGGCAAAATCGCCCCCCGTGACCGACGACATCCATACTTTCTCGCCCATTGGCCATTTGCGCACGCCGTTTGCCGACAAGTTCGGCATTCCGCGCCAGCCCAGCCTGGCCCCGCATGCCATTGCTACGCTGCAATTGCTGCCGCCTTTTGATCGCCCGGAAGCCGTGCGCGGGCTGGAAGACTTCAGCCACGTCTGGCTGACGTTTGTGTTCCATCAGACCGCCGGCCAGTGGAGCCCCACCGTGCGCCCGCCGCGTCTGGGCGGCAATCAGCGCATGGGCGTGTTTGCCACGCGCTCGCCCTTCCGGCCCAATCCGCTGGGTTTGTCGCTGGTGGAGCTGGCCAGCGTCGACACCACCGACAAAGTCACCCTGACTTTTCGCGGCGTCGATCTGGTCGATGGCACACCGATCCTGGATATCAAACCGTATATTCCCTACGTCGAAAGCCGGCCGGATGCGCGCAGCGGCTTTGTCGGCGGAGCGCCGGAACGGCTGGCCGTGACGTTCAGCCCCACCGCGCTGGCGCAGTGTGCAAAATGCCAGGCCAGCCATCCGCACCTGGCTGAACTGATTACCGAAGTGCTTGCCCAAGACCCGCGCCCGGCTTATGCCGATGATCCGCAACGGGTTTATGGCATCCGCCTGTACCACTTTGATGTGAAATGGCGCTGCGATGGCCGCAGTGCTTTTGTTGAATCGCTGGATACCCCATGA
- a CDS encoding N-acetylmuramoyl-L-alanine amidase: MNKLLAALALVGVAAAPLAMGKPRPLTVAVDVGHYLDAPGATSAYGVTEFTYNSKLADVLTERLLAAGYTVRLIGDDGQSKDLQKRAKAAEGADVFVSLHHDSTQPQFLQEWEVDGQKQKYADRSHGFSVFVSKINPQYSKSLACAKALGGQMKAQGFEVNASHAEKIEGEGREWADEANGVYTADFVVLRATTMPALLLESGVIVNRDEAKKLDLITTRNKIADAVIAALGECMKK, from the coding sequence ATGAACAAGCTCCTTGCCGCGCTGGCGCTGGTTGGCGTGGCTGCCGCACCGCTGGCCATGGGCAAGCCGCGACCGCTGACTGTGGCCGTGGATGTCGGCCACTATCTGGACGCGCCAGGTGCGACCAGTGCCTATGGCGTCACCGAATTCACCTACAACAGCAAGCTGGCCGATGTTCTGACCGAGCGCTTGCTGGCGGCCGGCTACACGGTGCGGTTGATCGGTGACGACGGCCAGAGCAAGGATCTGCAAAAACGCGCCAAGGCTGCAGAAGGCGCCGATGTCTTTGTCTCTTTGCATCACGACTCCACCCAGCCGCAGTTCCTGCAGGAATGGGAAGTAGATGGCCAGAAGCAGAAATACGCCGATCGCAGCCACGGTTTCTCTGTTTTTGTGAGCAAGATCAACCCGCAATACAGCAAGAGTCTGGCCTGCGCCAAAGCGCTGGGCGGCCAGATGAAAGCGCAAGGCTTTGAGGTGAACGCCAGCCACGCCGAGAAAATTGAAGGCGAAGGGCGCGAGTGGGCGGATGAAGCCAACGGCGTGTACACCGCAGACTTTGTGGTCCTGCGCGCCACCACCATGCCTGCGCTGTTGCTGGAGTCTGGCGTGATCGTGAACCGGGACGAAGCAAAAAAGCTGGATCTGATCACGACACGGAACAAGATTGCCGATGCCGTGATTGCGGCCCTGGGCGAATGCATGAAGAAGTGA
- the phnD gene encoding phosphate/phosphite/phosphonate ABC transporter substrate-binding protein, whose protein sequence is MSPRALFLVLSLVTATAHAARPEIVMGVLASRGVEEAEADWQPIVDDLSAATGQNVRLVALKTEQELLSEFGQNHIQIARLGTQAALTSVEQKQGQIFARLALTGGVSEFRSVLLTRKDGPASLDDVLREPRHWRYATGTKDSTANYLIPQYYAFAKNNVLVTQFFSQISNGPSEDNFRALVERRADVASINSDDLEKLHDKYPRDYQQLRVIWESPAFSYDPLIMRKDLAPAMQQKVSQFFLNYGRKGANATHEKEKLYYADELSGFLPSSNRQLREVTDLQLFYALFQLALDKNSSATASAQKEKALYRRYNDLVVVLGGAR, encoded by the coding sequence ATGTCACCGCGCGCGCTCTTCCTGGTACTCTCACTGGTGACCGCCACTGCGCACGCCGCCCGCCCGGAAATTGTCATGGGTGTGCTGGCCAGCCGTGGCGTGGAAGAAGCCGAAGCAGACTGGCAACCCATCGTGGACGATCTGTCGGCTGCCACCGGCCAGAACGTCAGACTGGTTGCACTCAAGACCGAGCAGGAACTCCTGAGCGAGTTCGGCCAGAACCATATCCAGATTGCCCGTCTGGGCACGCAGGCAGCACTGACCAGCGTAGAGCAAAAACAGGGGCAAATCTTTGCCCGTCTGGCGCTCACCGGTGGAGTGTCGGAGTTCCGCTCGGTATTGCTGACCCGCAAAGACGGCCCGGCTTCGCTTGATGACGTGCTGCGCGAACCCAGACACTGGCGCTACGCCACGGGCACCAAGGATTCCACCGCCAACTATCTGATCCCGCAGTACTACGCCTTTGCCAAGAACAACGTGCTGGTCACGCAGTTTTTCAGCCAGATCAGCAACGGCCCCAGCGAGGACAATTTCCGCGCGCTGGTCGAACGCCGGGCAGACGTGGCCTCGATCAACAGTGATGACCTGGAAAAACTGCACGACAAATACCCGCGTGACTATCAGCAATTGCGCGTGATCTGGGAATCGCCCGCGTTCTCTTATGACCCGCTGATCATGCGCAAGGATCTGGCGCCGGCCATGCAGCAGAAAGTCAGTCAGTTCTTCCTGAACTATGGCCGCAAGGGCGCCAACGCCACGCACGAAAAAGAAAAGCTGTATTACGCCGATGAACTGTCGGGTTTCCTGCCTTCCAGCAACCGCCAGTTGCGTGAGGTCACGGACTTGCAGCTGTTCTACGCCTTGTTCCAGTTGGCTCTGGACAAAAACAGCAGCGCGACGGCCTCGGCGCAAAAAGAGAAAGCGCTGTATCGCCGTTATAACGATCTTGTGGTGGTGCTGGGCGGCGCACGCTAG
- a CDS encoding patatin-like phospholipase family protein, with product MKRSQFLSLPALIATAVLLGACSANPPTPVAATPTPAPLPPSPPVKVKVGLALGGGAAKGFAHIGVIKMLEANGIVPDEVSGTSAGSVVGSLYASGMDAFALQERAFSLDQSSVRDVSLLSGGLVKGQKLQDYVNQLVANRPIEKLNKPFAAVATEIETGNRTVFVRGNTGQAVRASSSVPGVFEPVAIGSKHYVDGGVVSPVPVDAARQLGADFVIAVDISAKANGKNPAGLVSIVTQSIAIMGQKLGEQELTRADIVIRPKVGQIGPTDFDQKNQAILEGERAALAAMPEIKKKLEEKRQQMIARQLNSVRATQLVHPAS from the coding sequence ATGAAACGCTCGCAGTTCCTGTCTTTGCCCGCCTTGATCGCCACCGCAGTGCTGTTGGGCGCATGTTCGGCCAACCCGCCTACCCCTGTTGCCGCCACGCCGACGCCCGCGCCCTTGCCGCCGTCGCCGCCGGTCAAGGTCAAAGTCGGGCTGGCCCTGGGTGGGGGCGCCGCCAAGGGCTTTGCGCATATCGGGGTGATCAAGATGCTGGAAGCCAACGGCATCGTGCCCGATGAAGTCTCTGGCACCAGCGCCGGCAGCGTGGTGGGCAGCTTGTACGCCAGCGGCATGGATGCCTTCGCCCTGCAGGAACGCGCGTTCTCATTGGATCAATCGTCCGTGCGCGATGTCAGCCTGTTGTCTGGCGGGCTGGTCAAAGGCCAGAAGCTGCAGGACTACGTGAACCAGCTTGTTGCCAACCGGCCGATTGAAAAACTCAACAAGCCGTTTGCCGCCGTCGCCACCGAAATCGAGACCGGTAACCGCACCGTGTTTGTGCGTGGCAATACCGGCCAGGCCGTCCGTGCCTCCAGCAGCGTGCCGGGCGTGTTCGAACCCGTGGCCATTGGCAGCAAGCATTATGTCGATGGCGGCGTGGTCAGCCCGGTGCCGGTGGACGCCGCGCGCCAGTTGGGCGCCGACTTTGTGATCGCAGTGGATATCTCGGCCAAGGCCAACGGCAAGAACCCGGCCGGGCTGGTGAGCATTGTCACGCAGTCCATCGCCATCATGGGTCAGAAGCTGGGCGAGCAAGAACTGACCCGCGCCGATATCGTGATCCGTCCCAAGGTTGGCCAGATTGGCCCGACCGATTTTGACCAGAAAAACCAGGCCATTCTGGAAGGCGAACGCGCCGCGCTGGCCGCCATGCCAGAGATCAAAAAGAAGCTGGAAGAAAAGCGCCAGCAGATGATCGCCAGGCAGTTGAACTCGGTCCGCGCCACGCAACTGGTGCATCCGGCAAGCTGA
- a CDS encoding 3'-5' exonuclease family protein: MNNAYYDEPLVLVDLETTGANATHDRITEIGLVQIDEHGVRSWSCLVNPQRSIPPFIQNLTGISNDMVADAPVFADVAQDLLTRLAGRVFIAHNARFDYGFLKNEFKRAGIAFRAKVLCTVKLSRKLYPAEYKHSLDALVARHALAIEGDRHRALTDAALLQQFLEAAGRDLGQPQVQAAMAEMLRQPALPPGIDPAMIDDLPETAGVYLFYGDNDALLYVGKSTNIRKRVLSHFAADHRAGKEMQLAHQLRRIDWQETAGELGALLLEMQLIKTRAPLMNQQLRRTRELCAWRLDETPTGALVPSLVLLDELATGGTAARPFVFGPYRSKREAQNVLTKVVEGNGLCRQVLGLEAKPRSGSGPCFAAQLHQCRGACVGKEPLSVHNARLLTALAKQKLTDWPFPGPVGLREGKYEGAPLQVVDQWCWLGTVYEAGDLADVLASPRPAFDIDVFKLIKTELKRGQYPLVPLY, from the coding sequence ATGAACAACGCGTATTACGACGAACCGCTGGTGCTGGTGGATCTGGAAACCACCGGCGCCAATGCCACGCACGACCGCATTACCGAGATCGGCCTTGTGCAGATCGACGAACACGGCGTGCGTTCGTGGTCGTGCCTTGTGAATCCGCAGAGAAGCATCCCGCCCTTTATCCAGAATCTGACCGGGATCAGCAACGACATGGTGGCCGACGCGCCGGTTTTTGCCGATGTCGCCCAGGATTTGCTGACGCGGCTGGCTGGCCGCGTATTCATTGCGCACAACGCGCGCTTTGACTACGGGTTTCTGAAAAACGAATTCAAGCGCGCCGGGATCGCCTTTCGCGCCAAAGTGCTGTGCACGGTCAAACTGTCACGCAAGCTTTACCCGGCCGAATACAAGCACAGTCTGGATGCGCTGGTAGCACGCCATGCGCTGGCCATTGAGGGCGACCGCCACCGCGCGCTGACCGATGCCGCTTTGCTGCAGCAGTTTCTGGAGGCCGCCGGCCGCGATCTGGGTCAGCCGCAGGTTCAGGCGGCCATGGCTGAGATGCTGCGCCAACCCGCGCTGCCGCCAGGCATAGACCCGGCCATGATCGACGATCTGCCGGAAACCGCCGGCGTGTATCTGTTCTATGGCGACAATGACGCGCTCTTGTATGTGGGCAAGAGCACCAATATCCGCAAACGGGTGCTGAGCCATTTCGCGGCGGATCACCGGGCCGGCAAGGAAATGCAACTGGCGCATCAGTTACGGCGGATCGACTGGCAAGAAACCGCTGGCGAGCTGGGCGCGCTGTTGCTGGAAATGCAACTGATCAAGACGCGCGCACCACTGATGAACCAGCAACTGCGCCGCACGCGTGAGTTGTGCGCATGGCGACTGGATGAGACTCCGACAGGCGCGCTGGTGCCCAGTCTGGTGTTGCTTGATGAACTGGCAACGGGCGGTACAGCGGCGCGTCCGTTTGTGTTTGGCCCGTATCGCAGCAAGCGTGAAGCACAGAACGTGCTGACCAAAGTGGTGGAAGGCAACGGCCTGTGCCGGCAGGTGCTGGGGCTGGAGGCCAAACCGCGCTCAGGCAGCGGGCCGTGTTTTGCCGCGCAGTTGCATCAGTGCCGTGGTGCTTGTGTGGGCAAGGAGCCGCTGTCGGTCCACAACGCGCGCTTGCTGACGGCGCTGGCCAAACAAAAGCTGACTGACTGGCCATTCCCCGGCCCGGTCGGCCTGCGTGAAGGCAAGTATGAAGGCGCGCCGTTGCAGGTGGTTGACCAGTGGTGCTGGCTGGGCACGGTGTACGAGGCAGGCGACCTGGCCGACGTGCTGGCCAGCCCGCGCCCGGCGTTTGATATTGATGTCTTCAAGCTGATCAAGACCGAACTCAAACGCGGGCAATATCCGCTGGTGCCGCTGTACTGA
- a CDS encoding imelysin family protein, protein MKYCIPALPCLLMLLIAPARAELTGAQTSDLSLSLFNDVVMPAQRALADNTAQLASSMNALCARPNDTTLAAAQSAWKNTSNTWNRIAPLRLGPNRQRDVMLTFEAAAVDDALLKKTVSTTPDDPVSPKSVFESAHLPAGASGLPALEKLLFADSKAPPLPALQKGKSCQFGRWVAGGMARRGQTLIFEWNSMAEGMKYNPAYHTPFLTEALKNAAVGARTIATHQLAAGEVSPLPDFFPGWRAGTSKADVTAGIDGIEYVLLGSPSGMGFDDMLIAHDRQDIVDGLKERLINTRLALTALPGNYASQPGASRGEIVILQRRLNELADYIEGPMTDAMGVPFKK, encoded by the coding sequence ATGAAGTACTGCATTCCCGCCTTGCCTTGCTTGTTGATGTTGTTGATTGCGCCCGCCCGGGCAGAGCTGACCGGCGCCCAGACAAGTGACCTGAGCCTGAGTCTCTTCAATGATGTAGTCATGCCAGCCCAGCGCGCGCTGGCCGACAATACCGCCCAACTGGCCAGCAGCATGAATGCGCTATGCGCCAGACCCAACGACACCACGCTGGCCGCCGCCCAAAGCGCGTGGAAAAACACCAGCAACACCTGGAACCGCATTGCGCCGCTGCGCCTTGGCCCCAATCGCCAGCGCGACGTCATGCTGACATTCGAAGCTGCCGCGGTTGACGACGCGCTGCTTAAAAAAACCGTGTCCACCACACCGGATGACCCGGTCTCGCCCAAATCCGTGTTTGAGTCTGCCCACTTGCCCGCTGGTGCCAGTGGCCTGCCGGCGCTGGAAAAACTGCTGTTCGCTGACAGCAAGGCCCCGCCGCTGCCCGCCCTGCAAAAAGGCAAAAGCTGCCAGTTTGGCCGCTGGGTTGCCGGTGGCATGGCCCGACGCGGCCAGACGCTGATTTTTGAGTGGAACTCTATGGCCGAGGGCATGAAATACAACCCGGCCTATCACACGCCCTTTCTGACCGAAGCCCTCAAGAACGCTGCCGTGGGGGCCCGCACCATTGCCACGCACCAGCTTGCCGCTGGCGAGGTATCGCCCCTGCCGGACTTTTTCCCTGGCTGGCGCGCCGGAACCAGCAAGGCCGATGTCACCGCCGGTATCGACGGTATCGAATACGTCTTGCTGGGCTCGCCGTCAGGCATGGGGTTTGACGACATGCTGATCGCGCATGACCGGCAAGACATTGTGGACGGGCTGAAAGAAAGACTGATCAACACCCGGCTTGCCCTCACCGCCCTGCCGGGCAACTACGCCAGCCAGCCTGGCGCCAGCCGCGGCGAAATTGTCATCCTGCAACGGCGCCTGAATGAGCTGGCTGACTATATCGAAGGCCCGATGACCGACGCGATGGGTGTACCGTTCAAGAAATAA
- a CDS encoding tautomerase family protein — MPFINIKIAGELSREQKKQIVDEITDTMGRVANKPRQYVIVNFDETPEENWGWGGTLLDGKG, encoded by the coding sequence ATGCCGTTTATCAACATCAAGATCGCAGGCGAGCTTTCCCGTGAGCAGAAAAAGCAGATCGTGGACGAGATCACCGACACCATGGGGCGGGTGGCCAACAAGCCCAGGCAATACGTGATTGTGAATTTTGATGAAACCCCGGAAGAGAACTGGGGCTGGGGCGGGACGTTGCTGGACGGAAAAGGCTGA